A part of Maridesulfovibrio hydrothermalis AM13 = DSM 14728 genomic DNA contains:
- a CDS encoding indolepyruvate oxidoreductase subunit beta, translating to MSTRLRIFMTGVGGQGTLTATNLLAQAILDCGIDVTAGEIHGMAQRGGVVESALLIGMASPKIGHGEADVILGFEPLETLRALPYLKPGGIVLSSTEYIPPLSVCTGKAENTPLETIKEKINACAGKAYYLPCQSLGLEAGAVQSGNIALLAALCATGCVPLKPAELATTIKSAMKPKIADINLKALELGVKAVS from the coding sequence ATGAGTACCAGATTGCGTATATTCATGACCGGGGTCGGCGGACAGGGAACCCTGACAGCCACCAACCTCCTTGCACAGGCAATTCTTGACTGCGGCATTGACGTAACTGCCGGTGAAATTCACGGAATGGCCCAGCGCGGCGGTGTTGTAGAGTCAGCTCTGCTCATCGGAATGGCCTCGCCCAAGATCGGACATGGCGAAGCAGATGTAATCCTCGGCTTTGAGCCTCTGGAAACCCTGCGTGCACTGCCCTATCTGAAACCGGGAGGAATTGTCCTTTCCAGCACTGAATACATTCCTCCCCTTAGCGTCTGTACAGGCAAAGCTGAAAACACTCCCCTTGAAACCATCAAGGAGAAGATTAACGCCTGTGCGGGCAAGGCATACTACCTGCCTTGTCAGTCTCTCGGCCTTGAAGCCGGAGCTGTACAAAGCGGAAATATTGCCCTGCTCGCAGCTCTTTGCGCCACAGGATGTGTACCGCTGAAACCGGCTGAACTGGCCACGACTATCAAGTCAGCCATGAAACCGAAAATTGCGGATATCAACCTCAAAGCTCTGGAGCTTGGAGTTAAGGCTGTATCTTAA
- the iorA gene encoding indolepyruvate ferredoxin oxidoreductase subunit alpha, with product MAHPLLADNPGMKKLLLGNEAIVRGAIEAGVQMVTCYPGTPSSEVPDTFFRLSPEGDFTFEYSVNEKVALEVGGGAAVSGAMTLTTMKHVGVNVAADPLMTLAYVGTPGGMVLLSADDPGCHSSQNEQDNRYYARLAGMPCMEPATAQEAKDMTRDALNMSRETSAPFLLRTTTRVNHLRGPVEYGEIVKLPPVAGFKKNPAQFVPIPAFARRMHVDLLAKLEELREMAEKSEYNKISGNGKIGIVASGICRAYLIDALADSGLTDKFKVLELGFTFPMPTKMVTDFITSVDKVIILEELEPFIENEIRVLAQKNSITVEVIGKDNKHLPLNGEYSTLNVTAVIREALGLEAEAVNCCEAEEGLPMRPPNLCAGCTHRAAYYAVKKVFGPDAICSSDIGCYTLGILPPLNAADFLFCMGSSISAGSGASKASGQTVIGFIGDSTFFHSGITGLINAVFNQHNILLVILDNSTTAMTGHQPHPGVETTMLGANPAQVDIESIVKGCGVSEIRTVSPLNLKATTKALEELKAISGVRVLIAKDPCPLFARRTLGKKPGRTAYVENQTEDVVRVMEELACPAFEKTEEGIRVNEILCSGCMLCLQLTKDIKARKRSS from the coding sequence ATGGCTCACCCACTTCTCGCGGACAATCCGGGCATGAAAAAGTTACTTCTCGGCAATGAAGCCATTGTCAGAGGTGCTATTGAAGCCGGAGTCCAGATGGTGACGTGTTACCCCGGAACCCCTTCCTCAGAAGTTCCGGACACATTTTTCCGCCTGTCCCCTGAAGGCGATTTCACTTTTGAATATTCTGTCAACGAAAAAGTTGCACTGGAAGTCGGCGGCGGAGCTGCTGTATCCGGCGCCATGACCTTAACCACCATGAAGCATGTCGGTGTCAACGTTGCTGCTGACCCGCTCATGACCCTTGCTTATGTAGGCACTCCCGGCGGTATGGTTCTGCTTTCTGCTGATGACCCAGGTTGTCACTCCAGTCAGAATGAACAGGATAACCGCTACTACGCACGCCTTGCAGGTATGCCCTGCATGGAACCTGCGACTGCTCAGGAAGCAAAAGATATGACCCGCGACGCTCTTAACATGTCCCGGGAAACTTCTGCTCCTTTCCTGCTCAGAACAACTACCAGAGTAAACCATCTGCGCGGTCCGGTCGAATACGGCGAAATAGTCAAACTTCCTCCGGTAGCCGGATTCAAAAAGAATCCCGCTCAGTTTGTTCCCATTCCGGCATTTGCCCGCAGAATGCATGTGGACCTTCTTGCCAAGCTTGAAGAACTGCGTGAAATGGCTGAAAAGTCAGAGTACAATAAGATTTCCGGCAATGGAAAAATCGGTATTGTAGCTTCCGGAATCTGCCGGGCGTACCTGATTGACGCTCTGGCTGACAGCGGCCTTACTGACAAATTCAAAGTTCTTGAGCTGGGCTTCACCTTTCCTATGCCCACCAAAATGGTCACTGACTTCATTACTTCTGTGGATAAAGTCATCATCCTTGAAGAACTTGAGCCTTTCATTGAAAATGAAATCAGAGTTCTTGCTCAAAAGAACTCTATTACTGTTGAAGTCATCGGCAAGGATAACAAACACCTGCCGCTCAACGGTGAATATTCTACACTGAATGTAACTGCTGTAATCCGCGAGGCTCTCGGGCTTGAAGCAGAGGCAGTAAACTGTTGTGAAGCTGAGGAAGGTCTGCCGATGAGACCGCCGAACCTTTGCGCAGGCTGTACCCACCGCGCAGCTTACTACGCAGTGAAAAAAGTTTTCGGCCCTGACGCGATCTGTTCCTCCGATATCGGGTGTTACACACTCGGTATCCTGCCTCCGCTCAATGCGGCGGACTTCCTGTTCTGCATGGGATCATCCATCTCTGCCGGTTCAGGAGCATCCAAGGCATCAGGCCAGACCGTTATCGGATTCATCGGAGACTCCACATTCTTCCACTCCGGTATTACCGGACTGATCAATGCGGTTTTCAACCAGCACAATATCCTTCTGGTTATCCTCGATAACTCAACCACCGCCATGACAGGCCATCAGCCCCACCCGGGTGTTGAAACCACAATGCTGGGGGCTAATCCAGCTCAGGTTGACATTGAAAGCATCGTCAAAGGTTGCGGAGTCAGTGAAATCCGTACCGTCAGCCCTCTCAATCTGAAGGCTACCACAAAAGCTCTTGAAGAGCTTAAGGCTATCAGCGGCGTGAGGGTTCTCATTGCCAAAGATCCCTGCCCGCTCTTCGCACGCCGCACTCTGGGTAAAAAACCCGGCCGCACAGCTTATGTCGAGAACCAGACTGAAGATGTGGTTCGCGTTATGGAAGAGCTTGCCTGCCCTGCGTTTGAAAAAACCGAGGAAGGCATCCGAGTTAACGAAATTCTTTGTTCCGGTTGTATGCTCTGCCTGCAACTCACCAAAGATATTAAAGCCCGGAAAAGGAGCAGCTAA
- a CDS encoding tetratricopeptide repeat protein encodes MEENKNSTQDVLDQVHESTPDSIHPLLDYLLKNGKMIAAGIAAIIVIAGVYSGMQYMNQQKQLKAQNELGVILIKYSGAKQAQELAAFEKSVPAEMKPAVQLALAKAWMDAADYVKAEAAWADIAKDNNSLTPVAELGKAKCLMLADKSAEAVTVLQTLKNKTGAAFAPSINRMLAEAAEKSGNIQMAVQAYQGLLASNPNERMYLEGKIKELKAKL; translated from the coding sequence ATGGAAGAAAACAAAAATTCCACACAAGACGTTTTAGACCAGGTTCACGAATCTACACCCGACAGCATCCACCCTCTTCTCGACTATCTCCTCAAAAATGGAAAGATGATCGCGGCCGGGATTGCTGCAATTATTGTAATTGCCGGCGTGTACTCCGGTATGCAGTACATGAATCAGCAAAAACAGCTTAAAGCACAAAATGAGCTTGGAGTTATCCTGATCAAATACAGCGGAGCAAAACAAGCTCAAGAGCTGGCTGCATTTGAAAAAAGCGTCCCGGCTGAAATGAAACCGGCTGTACAGCTTGCCCTTGCTAAAGCATGGATGGACGCAGCCGACTACGTTAAAGCCGAAGCAGCATGGGCTGACATAGCCAAAGATAACAATTCACTGACACCTGTTGCTGAACTGGGAAAAGCAAAATGTCTGATGCTTGCTGACAAATCTGCTGAAGCTGTAACAGTTCTACAGACACTCAAAAACAAAACCGGAGCTGCATTTGCTCCATCCATCAATAGAATGCTTGCTGAAGCGGCTGAAAAGTCCGGCAACATCCAGATGGCTGTACAGGCTTATCAGGGACTGCTTGCCAGCAACCCGAACGAAAGAATGTACCTTGAAGGAAAGATCAAAGAACTCAAGGCCAAGCTCTAA
- a CDS encoding glutamate-5-semialdehyde dehydrogenase, with protein MSFSEAMKKVGVKAKEASRKMSCAEGTARNAAIIELANLLEQEKEFIFAENRKDLDAANERGLDQARLQRLEITPAVLEYMIQGCNEVAGQTDPVGGIEKLERRSNGMMVGKMRIPLGVIMMIFESRPNVTIDAAVLCLKAGNSVVLRGGSEAIHSNLALASLLHKALEKAGLPAQAVQVVSVTDREAVSELLKLDEYIDVVIPRGGEGLIRAVVEQATMPVLKHYKGVCHIFVDKFAEIPQSVDIVKNAKTQKPGVCNALECLLVHEDIASEFLPALGTILRACGVTMKGCPRAMPLLGKTAVAADFDDWGQEFLDLTLAVKVVSGQNEAQDHIARYGSNHTEVILTKDHGRAMRFIREVDASLVGVNASTRFNDGGQLGLGAEIGISTSKLHSYGPMGATELTSTKFVLLGDWQVRN; from the coding sequence ATGAGTTTTTCAGAAGCAATGAAAAAGGTTGGCGTCAAAGCCAAAGAGGCTTCACGCAAGATGTCGTGTGCTGAAGGCACCGCTAGGAATGCCGCAATTATTGAATTGGCAAATCTGCTTGAGCAGGAAAAAGAATTTATTTTTGCAGAGAACCGCAAGGATCTTGATGCAGCAAATGAAAGAGGACTTGATCAGGCTCGTTTGCAGCGTCTTGAAATTACCCCAGCAGTCCTTGAATATATGATTCAGGGGTGTAATGAAGTTGCCGGACAGACTGACCCCGTGGGTGGAATTGAAAAGTTGGAAAGACGGTCCAACGGTATGATGGTCGGCAAGATGCGCATTCCACTGGGCGTGATCATGATGATTTTCGAGTCACGTCCGAACGTTACTATCGATGCTGCGGTACTTTGTCTCAAAGCAGGCAATTCCGTTGTGCTGCGCGGTGGATCAGAGGCTATTCATTCTAATCTTGCTCTTGCATCATTGCTTCATAAAGCTCTTGAGAAAGCCGGACTTCCTGCCCAGGCTGTTCAGGTTGTATCAGTGACTGACCGTGAAGCTGTCAGCGAACTGCTCAAACTTGACGAATATATTGATGTCGTCATTCCCCGTGGCGGCGAAGGTCTTATTCGCGCCGTAGTGGAGCAGGCAACGATGCCTGTTCTTAAGCATTACAAAGGTGTTTGTCATATCTTTGTTGATAAGTTCGCCGAGATTCCGCAATCGGTTGATATTGTCAAAAATGCCAAGACCCAGAAGCCCGGGGTTTGCAATGCTCTTGAGTGTCTCCTTGTTCATGAGGATATTGCCAGCGAATTTCTGCCTGCGCTCGGCACAATTTTAAGAGCCTGCGGGGTGACCATGAAAGGCTGTCCCCGCGCGATGCCTTTACTTGGTAAAACCGCTGTGGCGGCTGACTTTGATGACTGGGGGCAGGAGTTTCTTGATCTCACTTTAGCTGTGAAAGTTGTCAGCGGTCAGAACGAAGCTCAAGATCACATTGCCCGCTACGGTTCAAATCATACCGAAGTTATTCTGACTAAAGATCATGGCCGCGCTATGCGTTTTATCCGCGAAGTTGATGCTTCTTTGGTCGGGGTCAATGCTTCAACCAGATTCAACGATGGCGGGCAGCTGGGGCTGGGAGCAGAAATAGGAATATCCACTTCCAAACTGCATTCATACGGTCCTATGGGGGCCACTGAACTGACCAGCACTAAATTTGTGCTGCTCGGTGACTGGCAGGTCCGTAACTAG
- the nadD gene encoding nicotinate-nucleotide adenylyltransferase, giving the protein MKIGLFGGSFNPVHSTHIDVAKAVMNRLGLDMVLLVPAGNPYHKGLEQMLSAEMRYELTLEAVRDEEGLEASDIDMLAEGPTYTVRTLTEAARRYPDAQLFFMMGQDAFESFDKWKDWQKIPQLANIVAVSRAGSDHGEMAERLKKIFQRVEATGENVWKIEGGKSVYIIGDFDFVISSTLVREAWEKGEDISKYVPQAVADYIVKHNEEIKRNWTGA; this is encoded by the coding sequence ATGAAAATCGGTTTATTTGGCGGTAGTTTTAATCCTGTCCACTCTACACATATCGATGTTGCCAAGGCGGTGATGAATCGTCTGGGGCTTGATATGGTCCTGCTTGTGCCTGCTGGTAATCCATATCATAAGGGGCTTGAGCAGATGCTTTCTGCGGAAATGCGTTATGAGTTAACTCTTGAGGCTGTGCGAGATGAAGAAGGGCTTGAAGCAAGTGATATTGATATGCTTGCTGAAGGTCCGACCTATACTGTGCGGACTTTGACCGAGGCGGCCCGTCGTTATCCGGATGCGCAGCTTTTTTTTATGATGGGACAGGATGCTTTTGAATCTTTTGATAAGTGGAAAGACTGGCAGAAAATTCCACAACTTGCTAATATTGTTGCTGTTAGTCGCGCAGGAAGCGACCACGGGGAAATGGCGGAGCGGCTTAAAAAGATATTTCAGAGGGTGGAAGCTACAGGGGAAAACGTCTGGAAAATCGAAGGTGGCAAATCTGTTTACATTATCGGTGATTTTGATTTTGTAATCAGTTCAACTCTGGTGCGGGAGGCTTGGGAAAAGGGAGAGGACATTTCCAAATATGTTCCGCAGGCCGTTGCAGACTATATAGTGAAGCATAATGAAGAAATAAAAAGAAACTGGACTGGGGCATAG
- a CDS encoding glycosyltransferase family 9 protein: MRAMIDNNKHKVIFRLSALGDVVLTTGVIQYWADKFGYTFTVITKRSNAAILENNPHIKNIIRLDKKDLGDLAWIKKSGEIAKEYEGCELIDLHATLRSMILAARWKGKISKYKKFSMERRIFKLTRSVRLEKILSGKRVTERYSAALEATTPSADKLLPHIFLTDSEIDCAQLLIDEHNLSKKFVALHPYATHPDKAWPREYWSKLITLLDQNNIKWIIIGKDDSIFEATKQECNFTNQLSLRETCALLSKAELLVSGDSGPMHLAAGVQTPVIAMFGPTSKAWGFYPAGPKDVVLESDMDCRPCSLHGKSNCKKEQECLRRIKPEEVLKKILTL; this comes from the coding sequence ATGCGCGCAATGATTGATAACAACAAACATAAAGTTATATTCAGGCTGAGCGCACTTGGTGATGTGGTTCTGACCACCGGAGTCATTCAATATTGGGCGGATAAATTCGGCTATACGTTTACTGTCATTACTAAAAGAAGCAATGCAGCCATTTTAGAAAATAATCCTCACATTAAAAATATCATCAGGCTCGACAAAAAAGACCTTGGTGATTTGGCATGGATTAAAAAATCTGGTGAAATTGCAAAAGAGTATGAAGGATGTGAGTTGATTGATCTGCACGCAACTTTGCGCTCCATGATCCTTGCTGCAAGATGGAAAGGTAAAATTTCAAAGTATAAAAAATTTTCTATGGAACGGAGAATATTCAAACTTACCCGTTCTGTCAGGCTTGAAAAAATATTATCAGGAAAGAGGGTAACCGAACGCTACTCTGCAGCACTTGAGGCAACCACACCCTCGGCCGACAAGCTCTTGCCGCACATTTTTCTTACTGACTCAGAAATTGACTGCGCGCAACTACTGATAGACGAACATAATCTGAGCAAAAAATTTGTCGCCCTGCACCCCTACGCAACTCATCCGGATAAAGCCTGGCCCCGTGAATACTGGAGTAAATTAATCACACTGCTGGACCAAAACAACATAAAATGGATCATAATAGGTAAAGACGATAGTATTTTTGAAGCAACAAAACAGGAATGTAACTTCACCAACCAGCTCTCGCTGAGGGAAACCTGCGCGCTGCTGAGCAAAGCTGAATTACTGGTCAGCGGAGATTCTGGTCCAATGCACCTTGCCGCAGGAGTACAGACACCGGTCATTGCCATGTTCGGCCCTACGTCCAAGGCATGGGGATTCTATCCGGCCGGCCCCAAAGATGTTGTTCTGGAATCTGATATGGATTGCCGTCCCTGCTCGCTGCATGGAAAAAGCAACTGTAAAAAAGAACAGGAATGTTTGCGGAGAATCAAACCCGAAGAAGTGCTGAAAAAAATTTTAACTCTATAA
- a CDS encoding hemolysin family protein: MLELILAVSVATLISAYCSVSEAVFYSFPWSRIEKLRREGHKSGEILHNMRSNVDRPITAILTLNTVAHTAGAAFAGAAWSTVYGVETLPWFTLGFTIVILILSEILPKTIGMVYCEPLGKVLARPLEILIWIFLPVIWVCGFLSRLVSKSGEGHQATEDDIRAMVSLTRRTGAIKPYEALSIANILSLDDKIVEQIMTPRTVVFSLPAEMTVAEAHAKYSAWPHSRIPVYEGDDPEDIVGVIYRRFVFETLADDHDDVRLSELMKPVRFVLENITLDKLLVKFLESRMHLFVVLDEYGGMSGVVTLEDVMEEILGSEIVDETDQVVDMRELARRRRKELVVSKEEASADVSK, from the coding sequence ATGCTGGAATTAATACTTGCCGTTAGTGTAGCCACACTTATTTCCGCTTACTGCTCAGTAAGCGAAGCTGTCTTTTATTCTTTTCCATGGAGTCGAATCGAAAAGCTCCGCAGGGAAGGGCATAAGTCAGGTGAAATTCTACACAATATGCGTTCCAATGTAGATCGGCCGATTACGGCTATTCTGACTTTGAACACAGTCGCCCATACCGCCGGAGCCGCTTTTGCCGGAGCCGCGTGGAGTACTGTGTACGGTGTGGAGACTCTGCCATGGTTTACCCTTGGATTCACTATTGTTATTCTGATTCTGTCTGAAATTCTGCCGAAAACGATCGGCATGGTATATTGCGAACCTCTGGGAAAGGTACTTGCCCGTCCTCTGGAGATTCTTATTTGGATATTTCTTCCCGTTATCTGGGTATGCGGCTTTCTTTCCCGTCTTGTCAGCAAGTCGGGGGAAGGCCATCAGGCAACGGAAGATGATATACGTGCTATGGTCAGTCTGACTAGAAGGACCGGGGCGATTAAACCTTATGAAGCCCTCTCAATTGCTAACATCCTGTCGTTGGACGACAAGATTGTGGAGCAAATTATGACCCCCCGGACCGTTGTCTTCTCTCTTCCTGCAGAAATGACCGTAGCCGAGGCTCATGCCAAGTACAGCGCATGGCCGCACAGCCGTATTCCCGTTTATGAAGGTGATGATCCCGAAGACATTGTCGGAGTTATCTACAGGCGGTTTGTTTTTGAAACGCTTGCAGATGATCATGATGATGTCAGGCTTTCTGAATTGATGAAGCCGGTGCGTTTCGTGCTGGAGAATATCACTTTGGATAAGCTGCTTGTTAAATTCCTCGAAAGCCGCATGCATCTTTTTGTTGTGCTGGACGAGTATGGAGGAATGTCAGGAGTTGTAACTCTTGAAGATGTAATGGAAGAAATTCTGGGTAGCGAGATCGTAGATGAAACCGATCAGGTGGTCGATATGCGCGAACTCGCCCGCAGGAGACGAAAAGAACTTGTCGTCAGTAAGGAAGAGGCTTCCGCTGACGTTTCCAAATAG
- a CDS encoding cytochrome c maturation protein CcmE, with amino-acid sequence MAKKGGKGVYIAALVLFLGGLGYLIYSGVSQDSVYFLNVSEAIAMEESELGQARLFGKVSPQNIQTKEGGLGVSFDLRDQEKKTTKTIRVDYSGAVPDTFKEGVEVIVEGNFVNGHEQFRATSLITKCPSKYEKENREG; translated from the coding sequence ATGGCCAAGAAAGGCGGAAAAGGCGTATATATTGCAGCCTTAGTCCTATTTCTCGGTGGGCTGGGATACCTGATTTATTCAGGAGTATCTCAGGACAGCGTGTATTTTCTCAATGTTTCTGAAGCAATTGCCATGGAAGAAAGTGAACTGGGTCAGGCCAGACTCTTCGGCAAAGTATCACCACAGAATATCCAGACTAAAGAAGGCGGACTGGGTGTCTCTTTTGATCTCAGAGATCAGGAGAAAAAGACTACCAAGACCATTCGTGTCGATTACAGCGGTGCTGTACCTGATACCTTCAAAGAAGGTGTGGAAGTTATTGTGGAGGGAAACTTTGTGAACGGGCACGAGCAGTTCAGAGCTACATCGCTGATCACCAAATGTCCTTCGAAGTATGAAAAGGAAAACCGCGAAGGTTGA
- a CDS encoding heme lyase CcmF/NrfE family subunit — MQLFASLMLLIALLGALGAGAYACLSLLTGRRNVLALIDKANIGIAGLISIASVVLTIALVSRDYSFKYVYEYVDNTLPIFYTVTAFWAGANGSLLFWLLSIAVMGVIFTRFELFNSFSEKTRLYYWLFYMVIQAFFLLLVTCWSNPFMELVPTPADGRGLNPLLRNPGMIFHPPLLFLGYAGFTSPAALALGAYLSGELKSWVAFCRNWNILSWVFLTAGIVLGCWWSYMELGWGGYWAWDPVENASLIPWLSATAFMHTAIIQMKRNALHKTNVFLMSLTLLLCVFATYLVRSGVVQSLHAYGENEVALPLLLFMLSSLGMMILVVAIGPKPDCKELSGLGSRQGLLVIAAWALLGLGLVVGLGTMWPVISQTWSPNPVGLDANFYNRVCLPLFSLIILIFTVCPWFDWKEGIRDKRGLMLSGGAFIGGGVISYAMGLHNPLALITSAASIASLVGIIGVFIFMPQMRRVTSTIGVYGLHFGVALMFLGVAWSGPNKVEHEYVVKQGESVQLGSYTMTFKKLTESQNPEISRIAAIIEVTENGKFVGLLSPERRIYRNFQQPFAEVSVIPSLGSEIYSTLLSVDAKGTATLKMSINPLINWMWIGGTMMCIFGLVAFRKPRLS, encoded by the coding sequence ATGCAGCTTTTTGCGAGCCTGATGCTTCTGATTGCCCTTTTGGGGGCACTTGGAGCAGGTGCTTATGCATGCTTGTCTCTGCTCACAGGCAGACGCAACGTACTGGCACTTATTGATAAAGCAAACATCGGTATAGCCGGACTCATTTCAATTGCGAGTGTTGTTCTCACAATTGCGCTGGTGAGTCGTGATTATTCATTTAAATACGTTTACGAATATGTAGATAATACGCTTCCCATTTTTTATACAGTTACAGCCTTCTGGGCAGGAGCTAACGGCTCTTTGCTCTTCTGGCTGCTTTCCATTGCTGTAATGGGTGTTATTTTTACAAGATTTGAATTATTTAATTCTTTCTCTGAAAAAACACGCCTTTATTACTGGCTTTTCTACATGGTTATTCAGGCCTTCTTTCTGCTTCTTGTTACCTGCTGGTCCAATCCTTTTATGGAACTGGTTCCGACTCCTGCGGACGGACGCGGCCTCAACCCGCTTCTTAGAAACCCGGGCATGATTTTTCATCCGCCATTGCTGTTTCTGGGGTATGCTGGTTTTACCAGCCCCGCTGCACTGGCATTGGGTGCTTACCTTTCCGGTGAACTTAAATCATGGGTTGCATTTTGCCGTAACTGGAACATTCTTTCCTGGGTATTTCTTACCGCGGGCATTGTTCTGGGCTGCTGGTGGTCTTATATGGAACTCGGCTGGGGTGGTTACTGGGCATGGGATCCTGTAGAGAATGCTTCTCTTATTCCGTGGCTTAGTGCTACTGCATTTATGCACACAGCTATTATTCAGATGAAAAGAAATGCTTTGCACAAAACAAATGTTTTTCTCATGAGTCTGACTTTGCTGCTTTGTGTTTTTGCTACCTACCTTGTCCGTAGCGGCGTTGTTCAGTCTCTGCATGCATATGGCGAAAATGAAGTTGCACTTCCTCTTTTACTCTTTATGCTTTCAAGTCTCGGTATGATGATTCTTGTGGTTGCAATCGGCCCCAAACCTGATTGCAAGGAACTTTCCGGACTTGGCAGCAGACAGGGGCTTCTTGTTATTGCCGCGTGGGCGCTTCTCGGCCTTGGGCTTGTTGTAGGTCTCGGAACCATGTGGCCTGTTATCAGTCAGACATGGAGTCCAAATCCGGTAGGACTTGATGCTAATTTTTATAACCGCGTCTGTCTGCCGCTGTTCAGTCTGATCATTTTGATCTTTACTGTTTGTCCGTGGTTTGACTGGAAAGAAGGCATTCGTGACAAACGTGGCCTTATGCTCTCGGGCGGCGCATTTATCGGCGGCGGGGTGATCAGTTACGCTATGGGACTTCATAATCCTCTGGCACTGATAACCAGCGCGGCTTCCATTGCTTCACTTGTAGGTATCATCGGCGTTTTTATTTTTATGCCCCAGATGCGCAGGGTGACTTCAACTATCGGCGTCTACGGTCTGCATTTCGGTGTGGCTCTGATGTTTCTCGGTGTTGCATGGTCCGGCCCGAACAAGGTTGAGCATGAATATGTAGTGAAGCAGGGCGAAAGCGTTCAACTTGGTTCCTACACAATGACTTTTAAAAAACTGACTGAAAGTCAGAATCCTGAAATATCCAGAATCGCTGCTATTATTGAAGTTACTGAAAATGGAAAATTCGTTGGGCTGCTCAGTCCTGAACGGAGAATCTACCGTAACTTCCAGCAGCCTTTTGCAGAAGTATCTGTTATCCCCAGCCTTGGTAGTGAAATTTATTCTACCTTGCTGAGTGTTGATGCAAAGGGGACGGCAACGCTTAAAATGAGCATCAATCCTCTGATCAACTGGATGTGGATCGGTGGAACAATGATGTGCATTTTTGGTCTTGTGGCCTTTAGAAAGCCCCGTTTAAGCTAG
- a CDS encoding ABC transporter ATP-binding protein — protein sequence MDNNESIALKVRSAAKFFGTRLIFKNVSCDVHRGEILLVVGRNGAGKTTLLKIMSGLSRPSAGSAEVLTEPEKTAYLGHSTFIYPRLSGLSNLSFWASMYGLSPSRDELMVLLQRVGLERAAEEEAGAYSRGMAQRLNLARVFLVNPDLLFLDEPGTGLDQASLTLLREEVVSMRDQGTAIVWISHDVNHDTALADRVLGLAGRKMAYLGEAADFDPQSVLGGDNA from the coding sequence GTGGATAACAATGAAAGTATAGCTCTTAAGGTGCGCAGTGCAGCCAAGTTTTTTGGAACACGGCTGATCTTTAAAAATGTCAGTTGCGACGTGCATCGCGGGGAGATCCTCCTCGTGGTCGGGCGTAACGGTGCGGGAAAAACAACGTTATTAAAGATCATGTCCGGCCTTTCAAGGCCGTCGGCAGGGTCGGCAGAAGTTTTGACCGAGCCGGAAAAAACCGCATACCTTGGACACTCAACCTTTATTTATCCGCGCCTTAGCGGATTGAGTAATCTTTCATTCTGGGCTTCCATGTACGGTCTTTCACCTTCCCGTGATGAGCTGATGGTTCTTCTTCAAAGAGTAGGCCTTGAAAGGGCTGCTGAAGAAGAAGCCGGTGCATATTCAAGAGGTATGGCTCAAAGGCTCAATCTTGCCAGAGTTTTTCTGGTTAATCCGGATCTCCTCTTTCTTGATGAGCCGGGCACGGGTCTTGATCAGGCATCGCTTACTTTGCTGCGCGAGGAAGTTGTTTCTATGCGCGATCAGGGCACAGCGATTGTCTGGATCAGCCACGATGTAAATCATGATACAGCCCTTGCCGACCGGGTCCTCGGACTTGCCGGACGTAAGATGGCTTACCTTGGTGAAGCGGCTGATTTTGATCCGCAGTCGGTGCTGGGAGGGGATAATGCTTAA